From a region of the Myxococcus stipitatus genome:
- the msrB gene encoding peptide-methionine (R)-S-oxide reductase MsrB → MVDKLTLTDAQWRQRLTPEEYDVLRRHGTERPGSGCFLGTKAPGTYVCAGCNNPLFKSGTKFESGTGWPSFTQTLSPDSVREIQDRSYGMVRTEVRCARCDGHLGHVFPDGPPPTGLRYCMNSVAMKHVPEGEPIQLVQA, encoded by the coding sequence ATGGTCGACAAGCTCACCCTCACGGACGCGCAATGGCGCCAGCGGCTCACGCCAGAGGAGTACGACGTCCTGCGCAGGCACGGCACCGAGCGGCCCGGCTCGGGGTGCTTCCTGGGCACCAAGGCGCCGGGCACCTACGTGTGCGCCGGCTGCAACAACCCGCTGTTCAAGTCGGGGACCAAGTTCGAGTCCGGCACGGGGTGGCCGTCCTTCACCCAGACGCTGAGCCCGGACTCCGTGCGGGAGATCCAGGACCGCTCGTACGGCATGGTCCGCACGGAGGTCCGCTGTGCCCGCTGTGACGGCCACTTGGGCCACGTCTTCCCGGACGGCCCGCCGCCCACGGGCCTGCGCTACTGCATGAACTCGGTGGCGATGAAGCACGTCCCGGAAGGCGAGC
- a CDS encoding CBS domain-containing protein, with amino-acid sequence MRVEELMTKNLETIEADESLRVAALRMRTCNIGALPVTENGRLVGMLTDRDITVRSTALGQHPDHTRVRECMTFVLITCSPDATLEEAEQLMEQKMVRRLVVVEGGRVPLGILSLDDLATVPTEVLRAGAVLEHLGHA; translated from the coding sequence ATGCGAGTCGAGGAGCTGATGACCAAGAACCTGGAGACCATCGAGGCGGACGAGAGCCTGCGCGTCGCGGCCCTGAGGATGCGCACCTGCAACATCGGCGCGCTGCCCGTCACGGAGAACGGCCGGCTGGTGGGAATGCTCACGGATCGCGACATCACCGTGCGCTCCACCGCCCTCGGCCAACATCCGGACCACACGCGCGTGCGTGAGTGCATGACGTTCGTGCTCATCACCTGCTCGCCGGACGCGACGCTGGAGGAGGCCGAGCAGTTGATGGAGCAGAAGATGGTGCGCCGGCTGGTCGTGGTGGAGGGTGGGCGGGTGCCGCTGGGCATCCTCAGCCTGGACGACCTGGCCACCGTCCCGACGGAGGTCCTGCGCGCGGGCGCGGTGCTGGAGCACCTGGGGCACGCCTAG